One Drosophila willistoni isolate 14030-0811.24 chromosome XL unlocalized genomic scaffold, UCI_dwil_1.1 Seg142, whole genome shotgun sequence genomic region harbors:
- the LOC6653021 gene encoding active breakpoint cluster region-related protein isoform X1, producing MSVFDDFQRLWMQRFPQSSLSDAWEQDVRASLERHKLKITELSKELEQETLYVEYLERLLSDVEKYRESGGDPSTLFEAAATASASSAPSSNGSVDKEIKSSLNLREASVSTGSSNASNKDKDRLSLNTDNKYNNNTHTKNASASGGGGGGLKSAPPTVKPSTELSFEHDYLKDKENEKDAGGSGGGAANGALQQCITELASIQQSNNEQKGKLIEAKASSSSEEKQSLRKSTSHFVTVIEVKESKDKDKDEAGEMTTTTQTTSSSSTFGRSKAAAEATAPPLSPSMTGGSTTSPAMSASSYANHLEAKKKMPPRPPPKAIRHVAPPTIPSQLSSSPKRGDHPTYAGSTMPLPGNSSSTESPGNSLERNIKPSDILRQKSSENLDSKYASNRKTTPELGKLANANPELMEELGRKMVSKTEEKSSASTTGGSLGRTASNPGRALTPGRSPTGSLNKTNKLATTDSSSTSSLEKKSRNNLQASSEAVAEATATSNYSNNQRSVGSKESLASQGISEVIKSYESVSSLSSDSAKQQQQQQVAAAAQHQQLQQSIDNEPYYDSVPLDNGDGEYVFIKPGRTGSSSSRDDLSTPGSSSTTTTNTNQQLPSIMAAQLSSQTSVTDPESPGRTSNYVNIDYFLHQSNETRSSSLDSDGEYEGPPILRTISHDEQTSSQTTPGALRKNLVSAILVSGNARGAKIRSILSSIIHSETIYVECLNKMMQYKKAIHATLGTSQPVIKEEEENTIFFKIDELFEVHTAFLCDLKTIVSHEGGDVLIGDPFKRLADMFDLYSAFLHNYGQAIETVKKCSANNPQFKKIVSTIVVNLQTEQSLTLEDLLHKPVARVQINALVFNDLLRETPANHPDHQPLRQAQKIIQMFLNQFNVVSQRLTTESNRNLRRMVRNSFIVELVDGHRKLRHLFLFNDVIACAKYKALGRDRIDYELKWFIPLKDVTVQVCEAENLADLKESSPANISQVKRNLRSVRDQLILEGGNGGVRTGDKYRRKLADLESQLVLATPNLVLRLCNKSNNKPITFFLSSDFERTQWIDSITSLKQKCNIPGANTINSLEVTAFIVAMQKGMNMKTEMGSYLMRNTNDESLLVGDLHMGVQALTGLEQSQPADLYICIEVDSYGHYFRKATTKMICRSANPVWNESFMLELEGSQNIRILLYEAKERPLLRAKQILKLSFSWLTETTQTRSIKLSETLELGVSFRFVPGELCRATTKPGALFGAKMSQVLKREKRDIPFIISACIREVERRGMLEVGCYRVSGSASDLAKLKKSFESDAYEAEQLLREVDIHSVTGILKTFLRELPEALFTDQLYPRFFETFSAFSNNNEAIRINELLKVFEELPQANKASINLILDHLIRVHEKESDNKMSLHNLAMVFGPTLLRPGQTQVKQKDPLAASTVDVMAQAGILYCFLQARIKKE from the exons AAATCTAGTTTAAATCTTCGTGAAGCCTCCGTCTCCACGGGATCGTCAAATGCCAGTAATAAGGACAAGGATCGTCTCTCCCTTAATACAGATAACAAATACAATaacaacacacatacaaaaaatgCATCCGCAAgtggaggtggtggtggtggattAAAATCCGCTCCGCCCACAGTTAAACCATCGACAGAGCTTAGCTTCGAGCACGATTATTTAAAGgacaaagaaaatgaaaaggaTGCAGGCGGTAGTGGGGGAGGGGCAGCCAATGGAGCACTGCAGCAATGCATCACGGAACTGGCCTCCATACAACAAAGCAATAACGAACAAAAAGGCAAACTAATTGAAGCTAAAGCATCGAGCAGCAGCGAAGAGAAGCAGTCACTGCGAAAATCCACTTCACACTTTGTCACGGTTATTGAGGTCAAGGAGTCAAAGGATAAAGATAAGGACGAGGCCGGCGAGATGACGACGACCACACAAACGACGTCATCATCGTCAACCTTTGGCCGTAGCAAAGCAGCGGCAGAAGCAACTGCTCCACCATTATCACCCTCAATGACGGGCGGATCAACGACATCGCCAGCTATGTCCGCCTCTTCCTATGCCAATCATTTAGaggccaaaaagaaaatgccaCCAAG GCCACCGCCTAAGGCTATAAGGCATGTGGCACCGCCCACTATACCCAGCCAGCTCTCTTCATCTCCCAAGCGGGGGGATCATCCGACTTACGCTGGTAGCACAATGCCACTGCCCGGCAATAGCTCTTCAACAGAGAGTCCTGGCAATTCGCTGGAACGTAATATAAAGCCTTCGGACATTTTGAGACAAAAATCATCGGAGAATTTGGACTCCAAATATGCCTCAAATCGTAAGACGACACCCGAATTGGGTAAATTGGCCAATGCCAATCCCGAGCTAATGGAGGAATTGGGAAGAAAAATGGTTAGCAAAACGGAGGAAAAGTCATCAGCTTCGACAACAGGCGGCAGTTTAGGGCGTACGGCATCGAACCCTGGCAGAGCCCTGACCCCTGGACGTTCCCCTACTGGCAGTTTGAATAAGACCAACAAATTGGCTACCACAGACAGCAGCTCCACCAGCAGCCTAGAGAAGAAATCACGAAATAACTTACAGGCCAGCAGTGAGGCGGTAGCTGAGGCAACAGCCACATCAAACTACAGCAACAATCAACGTTCCGTTGGATCTAAAGAATCCTTAGCCTCCCAAGGTATATCGGAAGTG aTCAAAAGCTATGAGTCGGTTTCTTCGCTTAGCTCAGATAGTgccaaacagcagcagcagcagcaggttGCAGCGGCGGCTCAGCATCAGCAGTTGCAACAATCGATAGACAACGAACCCTACTACGACAGTGTTCCCCTCGATAATGGCGATGGCGAATATGTCTTTATAAAGCCCGGTCGCACGGGCTCATCGTCAAGCCGCGATGACCTATCAACGCCCGGAAGCAGCAGTACAACCACCACTAACACCAACCAACAGCTGCCCTCGATAATGGCTGCACAATTGAGCAGCCAAACGAGTGTAACAGATCCCGAATCTCCAGGACGTACATCCAATTATGTGAACATTGATTACTTTTTGCA TCAAAGCAATGAGACACGCTCAAGTTCCCTGGACAGCGATGGCGAGTATGAAGGCCCTCCCATATTGCGTACGATATCGCATGACGAACAGACATCATCGCAGACAACGCCAGGAGCATTGCGCAAG AACTTAGTTTCAGCGATACTT GTTTCTGGGAATGCTCGTGGAGCCAAAATCCGTTCCATATTAAGCTCAATAATACACAGTGAAACCATCTATGTTGAGTGCCTCAACAAGATGATGCAG TATAAAAAGGCCATTCATGCCACTTTGGGCACTTCACAGCCTGTGATCAAAGAGGAGGAAGAGAatacaattttctttaaaatcgaTGAGCTTTTTGAGGTGCATACGGCCTTTCTGTGCGACCTAAAGACTATAGTATCTCATGAGGGTGGCGATGTCCTAATTGGGGATCCGTTTAAACGTCTAGCGGATATGTTCGATCTTTATTCAGCCTTCTTGCACAATTATGGCCAAGCAATTGAGACGGTTAAGAAATGTAGTGCCAATAATCCACAATTTAAGAAAATTGTATCCACCATTGTGGTAAATCTGCAGACCGAACAATCGCTAACGCTTGAGGATCTGCTACATAAACCAGTTGCTAGAGTCCAAATCAATGCGTTGGTCTTTAACGATTTGCTGAGAGAGACACCAGCCAATCATCCAGATCATCAGCCCCTGCGACAGGCCCAGAAGATCATTCAAATGTTTCTCAATCAATTCAATGTGGTTAGTCAGCGATTGACCACAGAATCGAATAGGAATCTGAGGCGCATGGTGCGCAATTCGTTCATTGTCGAGCTGGTCGATGGTCATCGCAAGTTGAGGCATTTATTCCTTTTCAATGATGTGATAGCTTGTGCCAAATATAAGGCTTTGGGCAGAGATCGCATTGATTACGAATTGAAATGGTTCATTCCCCTGAAAGATGTCACTGTTCAAGTGTGTGAAGCTGAGAATTTGGCGGATCTGAAGGAATCTAGTCCAGCGAATATTTCGCAAGTGAAACGTAATTTGAGATCAGTGCGGGATCAATTGATATTAGAGGGCGGCAATGGTGGTGTACGCACTGGTGATAAATATCGCCGCAAATTGGCCGATCTTGAGTCACAATTGGTATTGGCCACACCCAATTTGGTGTTACGTCTATGTAATAAATCGAACAATAAGCCGATAACCTTTTTCCTTAGCTCAGACTTTGAGCGAACCCAATGGATTGACTCAATCACATCACTAAAG cAAAAGTGTAATATTCCTGGGGCGAATACCATTAATTCCCTGGAGGTTACAGCTTTCATTGTGGCTATGCAAAAGGGCATGAACATGAAGACTGAAATGGGCTCCTATCTAATGCGAAATACAAATGATGAGAGTCTGCTTGTGGGCGATTTGCATATGGGCGTCCAGGCATTAACAGGACTGGAGCAGTCGCAACCTGCTGatctatatatatgcattGAAGTCGACTCGTATGGTCATTATTTCCGTAAGGCCACAACGAAAATGATTTGCCGCAGTGCGAATCCGGTGTGGAATGAGAGCTTTATGCTTGAGCTGGAAGGTAGTCAAAATATCAGGATTTTACTCTATGAGGCCAAAGAGCGGCCACTGCTGAGAGCTAAACAAATACTAAAG TTAAGCTTCAGCTGGCTGACAGAAACCACACAGACCCGCTCCATAAAGCTGAGTGAAACTCTAGAGCTGGGCGTCAGTTTTCGGTTTGTTCCTGGCGAATTGTGTCGAGCCACCACCAAGCCAGGTGCACTCTTTGGCGCCAAAATGAGTCAAGTATTAAA ACGCGAAAAACgtgacattcctttcataATCAGTGCTTGCATACGTGAAGTAGAACGTCGTGGTATGCTGGAAGTGGGTTGCTATCGTGTGAGTGGCTCGGCTTCTGATCTGGCCAAACTAAAGAAATCATTCGAGTCAG ATGCCTATGAGGCAGAGCAGCTGTTACGTGAAGTTGATATACATTCTGTCACTGGCATTTTAAAGACTTTCCTAAGAGAACTGCCTGAGGCTTTGTTTACCGATCAGTTATATCCACGGTTTTTCGAAACATTTAGCGCCTTCAGTAATAACAACGAAGCCATTAGGATAAATGAGCTGCTTAAAGTATTCGAAGAGTTGCCGCAGGCAAATAAAGCTTCCATTAATTTGATATTAGATCATTTAATAAG GGTTCACGAAAAGGAATCAGATAATAAAATGTCATTGCATAATTTGGCTATGGTGTTTGGTCCAACACTATTGAGACCTGGTCAGACACAAGTAAAGCAAAAGGATCCACTGGCAGCTAGCACTGTGGATGTCATGGCACAGGCGGGCATTCTCTATTGTTTCCTTCAAGCTCGCATCAAAAAGGAATAA
- the LOC6653021 gene encoding active breakpoint cluster region-related protein isoform X2, which produces MSVFDDFQRLWMQRFPQSSLSDAWEQDVRASLERHKLKITELSKELEQETLYVEYLERLLSDVEKYRESGGDPSTLFEAAATASASSAPSSNGSVDKEIKSSLNLREASVSTGSSNASNKDKDRLSLNTDNKYNNNTHTKNASASGGGGGGLKSAPPTVKPSTELSFEHDYLKDKENEKDAGGSGGGAANGALQQCITELASIQQSNNEQKGKLIEAKASSSSEEKQSLRKSTSHFVTVIEVKESKDKDKDEAGEMTTTTQTTSSSSTFGRSKAAAEATAPPLSPSMTGGSTTSPAMSASSYANHLEAKKKMPPRPPPKAIRHVAPPTIPSQLSSSPKRGDHPTYAGSTMPLPGNSSSTESPGNSLERNIKPSDILRQKSSENLDSKYASNRKTTPELGKLANANPELMEELGRKMVSKTEEKSSASTTGGSLGRTASNPGRALTPGRSPTGSLNKTNKLATTDSSSTSSLEKKSRNNLQASSEAVAEATATSNYSNNQRSVGSKESLASQGISEVIKSYESVSSLSSDSAKQQQQQQVAAAAQHQQLQQSIDNEPYYDSVPLDNGDGEYVFIKPGRTGSSSSRDDLSTPGSSSTTTTNTNQQLPSIMAAQLSSQTSVTDPESPGRTSNYVNIDYFLHQSNETRSSSLDSDGEYEGPPILRTISHDEQTSSQTTPGALRKVSGNARGAKIRSILSSIIHSETIYVECLNKMMQYKKAIHATLGTSQPVIKEEEENTIFFKIDELFEVHTAFLCDLKTIVSHEGGDVLIGDPFKRLADMFDLYSAFLHNYGQAIETVKKCSANNPQFKKIVSTIVVNLQTEQSLTLEDLLHKPVARVQINALVFNDLLRETPANHPDHQPLRQAQKIIQMFLNQFNVVSQRLTTESNRNLRRMVRNSFIVELVDGHRKLRHLFLFNDVIACAKYKALGRDRIDYELKWFIPLKDVTVQVCEAENLADLKESSPANISQVKRNLRSVRDQLILEGGNGGVRTGDKYRRKLADLESQLVLATPNLVLRLCNKSNNKPITFFLSSDFERTQWIDSITSLKQKCNIPGANTINSLEVTAFIVAMQKGMNMKTEMGSYLMRNTNDESLLVGDLHMGVQALTGLEQSQPADLYICIEVDSYGHYFRKATTKMICRSANPVWNESFMLELEGSQNIRILLYEAKERPLLRAKQILKLSFSWLTETTQTRSIKLSETLELGVSFRFVPGELCRATTKPGALFGAKMSQVLKREKRDIPFIISACIREVERRGMLEVGCYRVSGSASDLAKLKKSFESDAYEAEQLLREVDIHSVTGILKTFLRELPEALFTDQLYPRFFETFSAFSNNNEAIRINELLKVFEELPQANKASINLILDHLIRVHEKESDNKMSLHNLAMVFGPTLLRPGQTQVKQKDPLAASTVDVMAQAGILYCFLQARIKKE; this is translated from the exons AAATCTAGTTTAAATCTTCGTGAAGCCTCCGTCTCCACGGGATCGTCAAATGCCAGTAATAAGGACAAGGATCGTCTCTCCCTTAATACAGATAACAAATACAATaacaacacacatacaaaaaatgCATCCGCAAgtggaggtggtggtggtggattAAAATCCGCTCCGCCCACAGTTAAACCATCGACAGAGCTTAGCTTCGAGCACGATTATTTAAAGgacaaagaaaatgaaaaggaTGCAGGCGGTAGTGGGGGAGGGGCAGCCAATGGAGCACTGCAGCAATGCATCACGGAACTGGCCTCCATACAACAAAGCAATAACGAACAAAAAGGCAAACTAATTGAAGCTAAAGCATCGAGCAGCAGCGAAGAGAAGCAGTCACTGCGAAAATCCACTTCACACTTTGTCACGGTTATTGAGGTCAAGGAGTCAAAGGATAAAGATAAGGACGAGGCCGGCGAGATGACGACGACCACACAAACGACGTCATCATCGTCAACCTTTGGCCGTAGCAAAGCAGCGGCAGAAGCAACTGCTCCACCATTATCACCCTCAATGACGGGCGGATCAACGACATCGCCAGCTATGTCCGCCTCTTCCTATGCCAATCATTTAGaggccaaaaagaaaatgccaCCAAG GCCACCGCCTAAGGCTATAAGGCATGTGGCACCGCCCACTATACCCAGCCAGCTCTCTTCATCTCCCAAGCGGGGGGATCATCCGACTTACGCTGGTAGCACAATGCCACTGCCCGGCAATAGCTCTTCAACAGAGAGTCCTGGCAATTCGCTGGAACGTAATATAAAGCCTTCGGACATTTTGAGACAAAAATCATCGGAGAATTTGGACTCCAAATATGCCTCAAATCGTAAGACGACACCCGAATTGGGTAAATTGGCCAATGCCAATCCCGAGCTAATGGAGGAATTGGGAAGAAAAATGGTTAGCAAAACGGAGGAAAAGTCATCAGCTTCGACAACAGGCGGCAGTTTAGGGCGTACGGCATCGAACCCTGGCAGAGCCCTGACCCCTGGACGTTCCCCTACTGGCAGTTTGAATAAGACCAACAAATTGGCTACCACAGACAGCAGCTCCACCAGCAGCCTAGAGAAGAAATCACGAAATAACTTACAGGCCAGCAGTGAGGCGGTAGCTGAGGCAACAGCCACATCAAACTACAGCAACAATCAACGTTCCGTTGGATCTAAAGAATCCTTAGCCTCCCAAGGTATATCGGAAGTG aTCAAAAGCTATGAGTCGGTTTCTTCGCTTAGCTCAGATAGTgccaaacagcagcagcagcagcaggttGCAGCGGCGGCTCAGCATCAGCAGTTGCAACAATCGATAGACAACGAACCCTACTACGACAGTGTTCCCCTCGATAATGGCGATGGCGAATATGTCTTTATAAAGCCCGGTCGCACGGGCTCATCGTCAAGCCGCGATGACCTATCAACGCCCGGAAGCAGCAGTACAACCACCACTAACACCAACCAACAGCTGCCCTCGATAATGGCTGCACAATTGAGCAGCCAAACGAGTGTAACAGATCCCGAATCTCCAGGACGTACATCCAATTATGTGAACATTGATTACTTTTTGCA TCAAAGCAATGAGACACGCTCAAGTTCCCTGGACAGCGATGGCGAGTATGAAGGCCCTCCCATATTGCGTACGATATCGCATGACGAACAGACATCATCGCAGACAACGCCAGGAGCATTGCGCAAG GTTTCTGGGAATGCTCGTGGAGCCAAAATCCGTTCCATATTAAGCTCAATAATACACAGTGAAACCATCTATGTTGAGTGCCTCAACAAGATGATGCAG TATAAAAAGGCCATTCATGCCACTTTGGGCACTTCACAGCCTGTGATCAAAGAGGAGGAAGAGAatacaattttctttaaaatcgaTGAGCTTTTTGAGGTGCATACGGCCTTTCTGTGCGACCTAAAGACTATAGTATCTCATGAGGGTGGCGATGTCCTAATTGGGGATCCGTTTAAACGTCTAGCGGATATGTTCGATCTTTATTCAGCCTTCTTGCACAATTATGGCCAAGCAATTGAGACGGTTAAGAAATGTAGTGCCAATAATCCACAATTTAAGAAAATTGTATCCACCATTGTGGTAAATCTGCAGACCGAACAATCGCTAACGCTTGAGGATCTGCTACATAAACCAGTTGCTAGAGTCCAAATCAATGCGTTGGTCTTTAACGATTTGCTGAGAGAGACACCAGCCAATCATCCAGATCATCAGCCCCTGCGACAGGCCCAGAAGATCATTCAAATGTTTCTCAATCAATTCAATGTGGTTAGTCAGCGATTGACCACAGAATCGAATAGGAATCTGAGGCGCATGGTGCGCAATTCGTTCATTGTCGAGCTGGTCGATGGTCATCGCAAGTTGAGGCATTTATTCCTTTTCAATGATGTGATAGCTTGTGCCAAATATAAGGCTTTGGGCAGAGATCGCATTGATTACGAATTGAAATGGTTCATTCCCCTGAAAGATGTCACTGTTCAAGTGTGTGAAGCTGAGAATTTGGCGGATCTGAAGGAATCTAGTCCAGCGAATATTTCGCAAGTGAAACGTAATTTGAGATCAGTGCGGGATCAATTGATATTAGAGGGCGGCAATGGTGGTGTACGCACTGGTGATAAATATCGCCGCAAATTGGCCGATCTTGAGTCACAATTGGTATTGGCCACACCCAATTTGGTGTTACGTCTATGTAATAAATCGAACAATAAGCCGATAACCTTTTTCCTTAGCTCAGACTTTGAGCGAACCCAATGGATTGACTCAATCACATCACTAAAG cAAAAGTGTAATATTCCTGGGGCGAATACCATTAATTCCCTGGAGGTTACAGCTTTCATTGTGGCTATGCAAAAGGGCATGAACATGAAGACTGAAATGGGCTCCTATCTAATGCGAAATACAAATGATGAGAGTCTGCTTGTGGGCGATTTGCATATGGGCGTCCAGGCATTAACAGGACTGGAGCAGTCGCAACCTGCTGatctatatatatgcattGAAGTCGACTCGTATGGTCATTATTTCCGTAAGGCCACAACGAAAATGATTTGCCGCAGTGCGAATCCGGTGTGGAATGAGAGCTTTATGCTTGAGCTGGAAGGTAGTCAAAATATCAGGATTTTACTCTATGAGGCCAAAGAGCGGCCACTGCTGAGAGCTAAACAAATACTAAAG TTAAGCTTCAGCTGGCTGACAGAAACCACACAGACCCGCTCCATAAAGCTGAGTGAAACTCTAGAGCTGGGCGTCAGTTTTCGGTTTGTTCCTGGCGAATTGTGTCGAGCCACCACCAAGCCAGGTGCACTCTTTGGCGCCAAAATGAGTCAAGTATTAAA ACGCGAAAAACgtgacattcctttcataATCAGTGCTTGCATACGTGAAGTAGAACGTCGTGGTATGCTGGAAGTGGGTTGCTATCGTGTGAGTGGCTCGGCTTCTGATCTGGCCAAACTAAAGAAATCATTCGAGTCAG ATGCCTATGAGGCAGAGCAGCTGTTACGTGAAGTTGATATACATTCTGTCACTGGCATTTTAAAGACTTTCCTAAGAGAACTGCCTGAGGCTTTGTTTACCGATCAGTTATATCCACGGTTTTTCGAAACATTTAGCGCCTTCAGTAATAACAACGAAGCCATTAGGATAAATGAGCTGCTTAAAGTATTCGAAGAGTTGCCGCAGGCAAATAAAGCTTCCATTAATTTGATATTAGATCATTTAATAAG GGTTCACGAAAAGGAATCAGATAATAAAATGTCATTGCATAATTTGGCTATGGTGTTTGGTCCAACACTATTGAGACCTGGTCAGACACAAGTAAAGCAAAAGGATCCACTGGCAGCTAGCACTGTGGATGTCATGGCACAGGCGGGCATTCTCTATTGTTTCCTTCAAGCTCGCATCAAAAAGGAATAA